The following are encoded in a window of Rubritalea squalenifaciens DSM 18772 genomic DNA:
- a CDS encoding YcxB family protein: MKTLAIPPIVLLLLAYWTYVATEQDIRSFLPALIFSTIWVIILLVNYEKYTINGLLASLRTPGHEKIYGSYILKLDDNGLYSISPLGESSYHWHAVTSAELSRQYLIINLIGNTAFPIPIDAIGLSKAQAARDFIQQKISSPPALPAKPSSI; this comes from the coding sequence ATGAAAACTTTAGCTATACCTCCCATAGTTCTTCTTTTGCTCGCTTATTGGACCTACGTCGCCACAGAACAAGACATCCGCTCTTTCCTCCCCGCCCTCATCTTCAGCACAATCTGGGTCATCATACTACTTGTCAATTACGAGAAGTATACCATCAATGGACTTCTCGCCAGCTTACGCACTCCTGGCCACGAGAAAATCTACGGATCCTACATACTGAAGCTTGATGATAACGGCCTTTACTCCATCTCCCCGCTAGGTGAGTCCAGTTATCACTGGCACGCTGTAACTAGCGCTGAGCTCTCTCGCCAGTATCTTATCATCAATCTAATCGGGAATACTGCTTTCCCCATCCCCATCGATGCCATCGGGCTCTCCAAAGCCCAGGCCGCGCGTGACTTCATCCAGCAGAAAATAAGTAGTCCACCTGCTTTGCCAGCCAAGCCTTCCAGCATCTAG
- a CDS encoding alpha/beta hydrolase produces MLRTLILSLLLSLPLQAKEVSIGENNDKLSGTLETPETPTKSAALFISGSGPTDRDGNSFALPGKNDSLKMLAEGLTKNGIATLRVDKRGIGQSAAVDEKKLTIHTYVADIRRWMHYLRSQGYTDLTLIGHSEGALIALLVAEQEKDIARLISISGAGRPAVDIVKEQLKKQLKEETYLQALPALDLLASGKQAKDYPLQLVAFLRPSVQPYLISWFQIDPAVEIAKLDIPILILQGTTDLQITVKESTLLDQAATQGTLEVIQGMNHVLKESGGSIQQQLPSYSDPTIPLHKDLLKAILRFFKATK; encoded by the coding sequence ATGCTCCGCACACTCATCCTTTCCCTGCTGCTCTCTCTGCCACTACAGGCCAAGGAAGTCAGCATTGGTGAGAACAATGACAAACTCAGCGGCACTCTAGAAACCCCAGAGACTCCCACCAAAAGCGCAGCTCTTTTCATCTCCGGCTCTGGCCCCACAGACCGCGATGGCAACTCCTTTGCCCTCCCCGGTAAAAACGACAGTCTCAAAATGCTGGCCGAGGGACTGACTAAAAACGGCATTGCCACTCTGCGCGTGGACAAACGCGGCATCGGCCAGAGCGCCGCAGTCGATGAAAAGAAACTCACCATCCATACCTACGTAGCAGATATCAGGCGCTGGATGCACTACCTGCGCTCACAGGGATACACGGACCTCACCCTCATTGGTCACAGTGAGGGCGCACTCATTGCTCTGCTTGTAGCCGAGCAGGAGAAAGACATCGCGCGCCTCATCTCCATCTCTGGTGCCGGCCGCCCGGCGGTAGACATCGTCAAAGAGCAGCTAAAAAAACAGCTCAAGGAGGAAACCTACCTACAGGCACTTCCGGCGCTCGATCTTCTAGCCAGTGGCAAGCAGGCCAAAGACTACCCACTCCAGCTTGTCGCCTTCCTTCGCCCAAGCGTGCAGCCCTATCTCATCTCCTGGTTCCAGATCGACCCCGCAGTCGAAATCGCCAAGCTAGACATTCCCATCCTCATCCTCCAGGGCACTACAGACCTCCAGATCACCGTCAAAGAATCTACACTGTTAGATCAAGCTGCGACACAAGGAACCCTTGAGGTCATCCAGGGCATGAACCATGTGCTCAAAGAATCCGGAGGAAGTATCCAGCAGCAGCTACCATCCTATTCAGATCCCACGATCCCGCTGCACAAGGATCTCTTGAAAGCCATACTGAGATTTTTCAAGGCCACCAAGTAA